A genome region from Rhodanobacter thiooxydans includes the following:
- a CDS encoding lipopolysaccharide biosynthesis protein — MKGPLARSSLQTSVMLGLRVMTQAVVLVLLTRLLGPRAYGSFAAAASLAVVLGLLPNFGAGFVMLARNAHDANGTAAVWRYAWPMTVLFGLLLLAFYIVVASFVTRPALPLHVLLAMGAAELLLTPFTMLLSFALQARERVPLSQCVQWLPLGLRVLAVLPCFLLPDGQRLSAYVFFQLLASLLGLLLGLWITSRLVTLDWRPRRATREELSDGASYAAMNLVAANPSELDKIIAVRLVGAHDAGIYAATARVMAATVMPVTAMLLASLPRLFRHAHTPTREGQRLIGLIALLALAWGLASGLLLALCSPLLPWLFGTSFVAMAQLMPWLAAVAPLLSLRLAAGAVLVALGKPLERMAFELSGILLLVGSMLALAPHYGIRGLAVALVIAETSMALIGWWLVHRRLANHVAMGGIF, encoded by the coding sequence TTGAAAGGCCCACTCGCGCGCAGCAGTCTGCAGACCAGCGTCATGCTCGGGCTGCGGGTAATGACCCAGGCGGTGGTCCTGGTTCTGCTTACGCGATTGCTCGGACCGCGTGCTTACGGGAGCTTCGCCGCCGCTGCTTCACTGGCCGTGGTGCTGGGCCTGCTGCCCAATTTCGGCGCCGGCTTCGTGATGTTGGCCCGGAACGCGCACGACGCCAACGGCACGGCCGCCGTATGGCGTTATGCGTGGCCGATGACGGTATTGTTCGGACTGCTGTTGCTGGCCTTCTATATCGTCGTTGCCAGCTTTGTTACCCGGCCGGCGCTTCCACTGCACGTCCTGCTAGCGATGGGTGCGGCCGAGTTGCTGTTGACGCCGTTCACCATGTTGCTGAGTTTCGCCTTGCAGGCGCGCGAACGGGTACCGTTGAGTCAATGCGTGCAATGGCTGCCGCTGGGCCTAAGAGTGCTTGCGGTATTGCCTTGCTTCCTCTTGCCAGATGGACAACGGCTTTCGGCCTATGTCTTCTTCCAGCTGCTCGCGTCGCTGCTCGGCTTGCTGCTGGGCTTGTGGATCACCAGCCGTCTCGTGACACTGGATTGGCGCCCACGCCGTGCCACCCGAGAGGAGCTGAGCGACGGCGCCTCGTATGCGGCAATGAATCTGGTTGCGGCGAACCCCTCCGAATTGGACAAGATCATTGCTGTTCGCCTGGTTGGTGCACACGACGCGGGCATCTACGCGGCCACGGCACGCGTTATGGCGGCCACGGTGATGCCAGTGACTGCCATGTTGCTGGCATCGCTGCCCCGATTGTTTCGACACGCGCACACACCCACCCGGGAAGGGCAGCGGCTGATCGGCCTGATCGCCTTGCTGGCACTGGCCTGGGGCCTCGCCAGTGGACTGTTGTTGGCACTATGCAGTCCGTTACTGCCGTGGTTGTTCGGCACGTCGTTCGTGGCCATGGCCCAGTTGATGCCGTGGCTGGCCGCGGTTGCACCCTTGCTCTCGCTGCGACTGGCTGCTGGTGCCGTGCTGGTTGCATTGGGCAAGCCGCTGGAGCGTATGGCGTTCGAGCTCTCCGGCATCCTGCTTCTGGTCGGCAGCATGCTGGCGCTGGCGCCGCATTATGGTATCCGCGGACTGGCCGTGGCTCTCGTCATCGCCGAAACAAGCATGGCGCTGATTGGCTGGTGGCTGGTACACCGCCGCCTCGCAAACCACGTGGCAATGGGCGGGATTTTCTAG
- a CDS encoding tetratricopeptide repeat protein produces MDLLRRPPWRLLTLLGAFAITLAIYWPGLSGGFLFDDYPNIVDNKGVQPHDASIPSLVGAALSSPASDFKRPLASLSFAVNYLTTGLDPYWMKLTNLLIHLLNGWLVYLLSMALLRSDPSGRHLRTPLIAALIATGWMLLPINLTAVLYVVQRMESMANLFVLLGLLGYVAGRRRMLGYLSDRAGGETWRGFILCAASITIPTALGILAKETAVMLPLYALLVEWALFRFGRPIQAQHDASSPQRADLRVIGLFLLVLALPMIAGLAWLLPGVLRPETWAARDFTLGTRLLSEARIVVDYIAWTLLPTPSALSFYHDDFRVSTGLLSPWSTLVSIVFLAALVALMLWLRPCRPLAALGIALFLSCQLLTGTILPLELIYEHRNYFASFGLLLATVPLLAMPQSSLFALPRYVLLAGLMLCWTVLAALTAYAWGNPLRLAEDLAVRAPQSPRAQYELGRTYIIYSHYDPASPFTKLAYAPLEKAAALPNSSILPEQALIFMNARMGLPIKEAWWDSMIIKLRTHKPGVQDESSLGALTQCMNERRCNLSPARMTATFLAALSHDHSSARLLATYGDYAWNALGDHVLGERMTEEAVKTSPNEPAYQITLIRMLAARGRKTEAEKALERLDRLNIGGRLTNTLDQLRTQLSDLSAPVPSMSTH; encoded by the coding sequence ATGGACCTCCTTCGCCGCCCGCCGTGGCGCCTCCTGACACTGCTTGGCGCCTTCGCCATCACCCTGGCCATCTACTGGCCGGGACTCTCCGGCGGCTTCCTGTTCGACGACTACCCCAACATCGTCGACAACAAGGGCGTGCAGCCGCACGACGCCAGCATCCCGTCGCTGGTCGGTGCTGCACTTTCCTCACCGGCGAGTGACTTCAAACGGCCACTGGCCTCGCTGAGCTTTGCCGTCAACTACTTGACCACCGGCCTCGATCCGTACTGGATGAAGCTGACCAACCTGCTGATCCACCTGCTGAACGGCTGGCTGGTGTATCTGCTGTCGATGGCGCTGCTGCGATCCGATCCCTCCGGCCGGCATCTGCGCACTCCGCTCATTGCGGCACTGATCGCCACTGGCTGGATGCTGTTGCCGATCAACCTCACCGCCGTGCTGTACGTGGTGCAGCGCATGGAAAGCATGGCCAACCTGTTCGTGCTGCTGGGGTTGCTCGGCTACGTGGCGGGCCGCCGCCGCATGCTCGGCTACCTCTCGGATCGTGCAGGCGGCGAAACCTGGAGAGGCTTCATCCTGTGCGCAGCGAGCATCACGATACCGACAGCCCTCGGTATCCTCGCCAAGGAAACCGCGGTGATGCTTCCCCTGTACGCACTCCTGGTCGAATGGGCGCTGTTTCGTTTCGGCAGGCCAATACAGGCACAGCATGATGCGTCGTCGCCGCAACGCGCCGACCTGCGCGTGATCGGCCTGTTCCTGCTGGTGCTCGCCCTGCCCATGATCGCGGGACTGGCCTGGCTCCTGCCCGGTGTGCTGAGACCAGAAACCTGGGCCGCGCGCGATTTCACCTTGGGCACCCGCCTGCTCAGCGAAGCACGCATTGTCGTCGACTACATCGCGTGGACCCTGCTGCCCACACCGAGCGCCCTGTCGTTCTATCACGACGACTTCCGGGTTTCGACCGGGTTGCTCTCCCCCTGGAGCACGTTGGTCAGCATCGTTTTTCTTGCTGCCTTGGTCGCACTGATGCTGTGGCTGCGCCCCTGCAGACCGCTGGCGGCACTCGGTATCGCACTGTTTCTCAGCTGCCAGTTGCTCACCGGCACCATCCTGCCGCTGGAGCTGATCTACGAGCATCGCAACTACTTCGCAAGCTTCGGTCTACTGCTGGCGACCGTGCCGCTACTCGCCATGCCGCAATCGTCCCTGTTCGCGTTGCCGCGATATGTGCTGCTGGCCGGGCTGATGCTTTGCTGGACCGTCTTGGCGGCCCTTACCGCCTACGCTTGGGGCAACCCGCTGCGCCTGGCGGAAGACCTCGCCGTGCGCGCACCACAGTCGCCGCGGGCCCAGTACGAACTGGGGCGCACCTACATCATCTACTCGCACTACGATCCCGCTTCACCTTTCACAAAACTGGCCTACGCACCGCTGGAAAAAGCTGCCGCGCTGCCGAACTCATCGATTCTTCCGGAGCAGGCGCTGATTTTCATGAATGCGCGCATGGGGCTGCCGATCAAGGAGGCGTGGTGGGACAGCATGATCATCAAGCTCAGGACCCATAAGCCAGGCGTCCAGGATGAAAGTTCGTTAGGGGCGCTGACCCAGTGCATGAATGAGCGCCGCTGCAATCTGTCTCCCGCGCGGATGACCGCCACCTTCCTCGCCGCCCTGTCACATGACCACTCCAGCGCTCGCCTGTTGGCCACGTATGGCGACTACGCATGGAACGCGCTTGGGGATCATGTGCTGGGCGAGCGGATGACTGAGGAAGCGGTGAAGACCAGCCCGAACGAACCCGCCTATCAGATCACCTTGATTCGTATGCTGGCCGCGCGGGGCCGCAAGACCGAAGCCGAAAAAGCCTTGGAACGATTGGATCGGTTGAATATCGGCGGTCGCCTGACCAACACTCTGGACCAATTGCGTACGCAACTATCCGATTTGTCCGCACCCGTCCCATCAATGAGCACCCATTGA